From one Butyricimonas faecihominis genomic stretch:
- a CDS encoding RNA polymerase sigma-70 factor has protein sequence MANSGEILSLYKQDERVALQKLFDVYYEPLLLYCYRLIRDLESAEDIVQDCFVHIWRSRRLENFEGELDRFMFQAIKFRAINYVRDQCRKDRLYSNISEREYELSAYFGEEEVGKEMELLYRTISRLPDECRKIFLMACLDDMKYREIADVLNISINTVKTQMKIALRFLRENLTRDAFSSILLFMSTGK, from the coding sequence ATGGCAAACTCGGGAGAGATATTATCTTTGTACAAACAAGATGAAAGGGTTGCTCTACAGAAACTTTTTGATGTATATTATGAGCCTCTTTTGCTTTATTGTTACCGATTGATACGAGATCTGGAGAGTGCAGAGGATATCGTACAGGATTGTTTTGTACACATTTGGCGTTCTAGACGTTTGGAAAATTTCGAAGGAGAATTGGATCGATTTATGTTTCAAGCAATAAAGTTTAGGGCGATTAATTATGTGCGTGATCAGTGCCGAAAAGATCGATTGTATAGTAACATTTCTGAAAGAGAGTATGAGCTATCTGCTTATTTTGGGGAAGAGGAGGTCGGGAAGGAGATGGAATTACTATATCGCACGATTAGTCGTCTTCCGGATGAATGCCGAAAGATATTTTTGATGGCTTGTTTGGATGATATGAAGTATCGTGAAATTGCTGATGTATTGAATATTAGTATTAATACGGTTAAAACTCAAATGAAAATTGCTTTGCGATTTTTGCGTGAGAATCTAACTCGGGATGCATTCTCTTCTATTCTACTTTTTATGTCTACGGGGAAATAA
- the mnmA gene encoding tRNA 2-thiouridine(34) synthase MnmA, producing the protein MEKVVVGLSGGVDSFVTALLLQQQGFEVIGVHLQLWASRASSSQEPEVEELCKQTGIKLYRLNGRQLFQKQVVQPFIQGYLSGITPNPCATCNSFIKWNLLRDLANELKVHHVATGHYIRIHPFANHYYVHKGVDPNKDQSYFLWGVPEEILCRAITPLGHYTKTQVKEMAKEHGFIRLAEKQESMSICFLEKGDYRAFIASQPGTDSCFTPGRIVDESGNHVGEHTGIVNYTVGQKRGIPSKGQFPQYVSRLSPSTNQIVVGDKASLHRTTFTLGQIHLINPEEIHSQDIEVKVRGIGLNPEGFAQLSFQPNRTLHVQLSSPAWAIAPGQPAVFYREDRVIGGGIVL; encoded by the coding sequence ATGGAAAAAGTTGTAGTTGGTCTCAGCGGAGGCGTGGATAGTTTTGTTACGGCACTCCTGTTACAACAACAGGGTTTTGAAGTTATTGGTGTCCACCTGCAATTATGGGCATCACGGGCCAGCTCCTCGCAAGAACCGGAAGTCGAGGAATTGTGTAAACAAACGGGCATCAAGCTCTACCGGTTAAATGGCAGGCAACTTTTCCAAAAACAAGTGGTCCAACCCTTCATCCAAGGCTACCTTTCAGGAATTACCCCCAACCCGTGCGCCACGTGTAACAGCTTTATCAAATGGAATCTACTTCGAGACTTGGCAAACGAACTAAAAGTACACCATGTCGCCACGGGACACTACATTCGGATTCACCCTTTTGCGAACCATTATTACGTCCATAAAGGAGTTGACCCGAATAAAGACCAATCGTACTTCTTATGGGGCGTTCCGGAAGAGATCCTATGCCGGGCCATCACCCCATTAGGACATTACACGAAAACACAGGTAAAGGAAATGGCCAAAGAACACGGGTTTATCCGTCTGGCTGAAAAGCAAGAAAGCATGAGTATCTGTTTTCTTGAAAAAGGAGACTACCGGGCTTTCATCGCCAGCCAGCCGGGGACAGACTCTTGTTTCACACCCGGCCGGATCGTGGATGAATCCGGAAATCACGTGGGAGAACATACTGGAATCGTGAATTACACCGTGGGACAAAAGAGAGGAATCCCGTCCAAGGGACAATTCCCACAATATGTTTCACGCCTATCCCCGTCCACGAACCAAATCGTCGTGGGAGATAAGGCAAGCCTACACCGAACGACCTTTACTCTCGGGCAAATTCATTTAATTAATCCTGAAGAAATTCATTCACAAGACATAGAAGTTAAAGTACGGGGTATCGGGCTGAACCCGGAAGGATTCGCACAACTATCTTTCCAACCCAATCGGACATTACACGTACAACTTTCCTCTCCCGCGTGGGCCATTGCCCCCGGACAACCGGCTGTCTTTTATCGGGAAGACCGGGTAATCGGTGGGGGGATCGTCCTATAA
- a CDS encoding HAD family hydrolase translates to MTKLVIFDLDGTLLNSLQDLAASTNYALRQHGYPTHELPAFRYFVGNGINKLLERALPEKERTHENMLKIREDFMAYYAEHKADFTAPYDGICELLKTLKRHHVLLAVASNKYHAATRELIPEYFGEGLFDFVYGQREGIPVKPDPTIVFDIMKEAGVSKEEVLYVGDSGVDMQTAVNSGVTSVGVTWGFRDRKELQENGAQYIADEPYEIMKWVVL, encoded by the coding sequence ATGACAAAGTTGGTGATTTTTGATCTGGATGGGACATTGCTGAACTCCTTGCAGGATTTGGCCGCAAGTACTAATTATGCTTTACGGCAACATGGGTATCCGACACATGAATTGCCTGCTTTTCGTTATTTTGTGGGGAATGGAATTAACAAATTGCTTGAACGAGCCTTGCCGGAGAAAGAGAGGACACATGAGAATATGTTGAAGATTCGGGAAGATTTCATGGCTTACTATGCCGAGCATAAAGCTGACTTTACGGCTCCTTATGATGGAATTTGTGAATTGTTGAAGACGCTGAAACGTCATCATGTATTGTTGGCTGTGGCTTCCAATAAATATCATGCAGCTACTCGGGAATTGATCCCGGAGTATTTTGGTGAGGGACTTTTCGATTTCGTTTATGGTCAACGGGAGGGGATTCCCGTGAAACCTGATCCCACGATTGTTTTCGATATCATGAAGGAAGCAGGAGTCTCGAAGGAGGAAGTCCTTTACGTGGGGGATTCGGGTGTGGATATGCAAACAGCTGTGAATAGCGGTGTTACATCGGTTGGGGTGACGTGGGGATTCCGGGATCGGAAAGAGTTGCAGGAAAACGGAGCACAATATATAGCTGATGAACCTTATGAGATTATGAAGTGGGTTGTTTTGTAG
- a CDS encoding thioredoxin family protein produces the protein MKKSMLLVISLLTYCSVFAQSVKFDTLSLDQALSRARAEGKFVFVDVTASWCGPCQVMLEEVLSRKDVGEYCNKQFICIQMDVDKLEGKDFKKKYGVNSIPTFFILQEDGTVRHRLRGARRPEDFLAWAKRGVNETSSLFFLNGLLERKQKMSLQNKVDYYLVLKDIRKLHDADSLRTVLFEQTPFEKLTDKECWSLFSEEVYGSQYFEYVVKHGDKFREKQGKERIDDYLVQGYKQEIQRLMYGSQASPEAFDLIKQITMAVSTPDRTVISGEDKVKVVLAWAKEVKAFLENDIPGMVEGMQELVELKEWRDCLWHAMQYVGLNGKDEDKERMGQFTSKMLFEFAKTPVEQWDFYQKFRYLGFPISCNGKFWSDALERVKEKNKPLLLECVRGSDAYFIMRNWAWDLPERVNYLDSLCVSVRIDMDDPDVAFLKERFEITNYPAYFLLDKEGKVRYSWEGMIEEDQAFRDSLRKGLEGI, from the coding sequence ATGAAAAAAAGTATGTTATTAGTGATAAGTCTTTTGACTTATTGTAGTGTATTTGCCCAAAGTGTAAAATTTGATACCTTGTCTTTGGATCAAGCTCTTTCACGGGCACGAGCGGAGGGAAAGTTTGTTTTTGTTGATGTTACCGCTTCTTGGTGTGGGCCGTGTCAAGTGATGCTTGAAGAAGTGTTGAGTAGAAAAGACGTGGGGGAGTATTGTAACAAACAATTTATTTGTATACAAATGGATGTAGATAAATTGGAGGGGAAAGACTTTAAAAAGAAGTACGGCGTGAACTCCATCCCGACATTTTTTATTTTGCAAGAGGATGGCACAGTAAGACATCGCTTGCGGGGAGCAAGAAGACCGGAAGATTTTCTAGCCTGGGCTAAACGTGGTGTAAATGAAACGTCATCATTGTTTTTTTTGAATGGTTTGCTTGAACGAAAGCAAAAAATGAGTTTGCAGAATAAAGTTGATTATTATTTGGTATTGAAAGATATAAGAAAATTGCATGATGCCGATAGCCTTCGGACAGTTTTGTTTGAGCAGACCCCGTTTGAAAAATTAACAGATAAAGAATGTTGGTCTCTTTTTAGCGAAGAGGTATATGGAAGCCAATATTTTGAATACGTGGTGAAACATGGTGACAAGTTCCGGGAAAAGCAAGGAAAAGAGCGAATTGATGATTACCTGGTTCAAGGCTATAAACAAGAAATTCAGCGTTTGATGTATGGCAGTCAAGCTTCTCCAGAGGCGTTCGATTTGATAAAACAAATTACGATGGCAGTGTCCACCCCAGACCGTACTGTTATCTCGGGGGAAGATAAAGTAAAAGTTGTATTGGCTTGGGCAAAAGAAGTAAAAGCTTTCCTAGAAAATGATATCCCGGGGATGGTGGAAGGGATGCAAGAACTGGTGGAACTAAAAGAGTGGCGGGATTGCTTGTGGCACGCGATGCAATATGTAGGATTGAACGGAAAAGATGAAGACAAGGAACGAATGGGTCAGTTTACTTCCAAGATGCTCTTTGAATTTGCTAAAACTCCCGTGGAACAATGGGATTTTTATCAAAAATTCAGGTACCTGGGTTTTCCGATAAGTTGTAACGGGAAATTTTGGAGTGATGCTTTGGAGAGAGTAAAGGAAAAAAATAAGCCTTTGTTGTTGGAATGCGTAAGAGGTAGTGATGCTTATTTTATTATGCGGAATTGGGCGTGGGATTTACCCGAGCGGGTGAATTATCTGGATTCTTTATGCGTTAGCGTGAGGATAGACATGGATGATCCCGATGTTGCTTTTTTGAAAGAGAGATTTGAAATAACGAATTACCCTGCTTATTTCTTGTTGGATAAAGAGGGTAAGGTCAGATATTCTTGGGAAGGCATGATAGAGGAGGATCAAGCTTTTAGAGATTCTTTACGGAAAGGGTTGGAGGGGATTTGA
- a CDS encoding RagB/SusD family nutrient uptake outer membrane protein — MKRYLILILCVLLFNSCGKFLEEFSQDLAYAESCADLDEILIGNGYMEQPEGFAKASIYGNGYYPYIHVMDDDVIMTVFKKDGVTDLINEMVPYKNFYDWSDQLTINPKTDEEWEDKDWEKMYSHIAYLNVIIAHVKKFSHDSVETRNRVEGEARFLRGAYYYLLTNLYANPYVKESASSDMGVPLNLTEDIVDEYYKRNSMEECYRVIVEDLKVAADKLKGVTQPTIYRVNELAARILLSRVYLYMGEWQLALDECQKALALEGVELMDLKSFQGREKERYVLDNKNPEIVFTQGYSATNTFYDQMSYFCICTFGGSEDLISLYNRFEEQQIKDLRLDAFFEVIGDEQYKMSKVGEKVYDCFVIRSAELYLNKAEAEAMLDKAEAIQTIKTLLNNRFEGGIPDIDGLSGKDLVSFIRDERRRELCFEAHRWFDLRRYAVSPKYPEKKSIRHTAYDIKGKLEGDYVLKPYGEDPAWVLPIPGYEIVYNQGNLVDNPQRVERELE, encoded by the coding sequence ATGAAAAGATATTTAATCTTAATACTTTGTGTGTTATTGTTTAATTCATGTGGGAAATTTTTGGAAGAATTTTCACAGGATTTGGCTTATGCGGAAAGTTGTGCCGATTTAGACGAGATTCTTATCGGAAACGGATATATGGAGCAACCGGAGGGTTTTGCGAAGGCAAGTATTTACGGTAATGGATACTATCCCTATATTCACGTGATGGATGATGATGTGATTATGACAGTATTTAAAAAAGACGGTGTTACGGATCTCATAAATGAGATGGTTCCTTATAAGAATTTCTATGACTGGTCTGATCAGTTGACTATCAATCCAAAGACAGATGAGGAGTGGGAGGATAAGGATTGGGAAAAAATGTATAGCCATATAGCGTACTTGAATGTTATTATCGCTCACGTGAAAAAATTCTCCCATGACTCTGTTGAGACTCGGAATAGAGTGGAAGGAGAGGCTCGTTTCCTGCGAGGTGCTTATTACTATTTGTTAACGAATCTCTATGCGAATCCTTACGTGAAAGAATCAGCATCTAGTGATATGGGTGTCCCATTGAATCTTACAGAAGACATAGTAGATGAGTATTATAAAAGAAATTCAATGGAGGAGTGTTATCGTGTTATTGTGGAGGATTTGAAAGTCGCTGCCGATAAGTTGAAGGGGGTTACACAACCTACGATCTATAGAGTGAACGAACTTGCCGCCCGGATATTATTGAGCAGGGTGTATTTGTATATGGGAGAATGGCAGTTGGCGTTGGATGAATGTCAAAAGGCGTTGGCTTTGGAGGGTGTGGAATTAATGGATTTAAAATCGTTTCAGGGAAGAGAGAAAGAGCGATACGTGTTGGATAATAAAAATCCGGAAATCGTCTTTACGCAAGGGTATAGTGCGACCAATACTTTTTATGATCAGATGTCTTATTTTTGCATATGCACCTTTGGTGGTTCAGAAGACTTGATTTCTTTATATAACCGTTTTGAAGAGCAACAAATAAAGGACTTGAGATTAGATGCTTTTTTTGAGGTTATAGGAGATGAGCAATACAAGATGTCAAAAGTAGGGGAGAAAGTGTACGATTGTTTCGTGATCCGAAGTGCGGAGTTATATTTGAACAAGGCGGAAGCCGAAGCCATGTTGGATAAAGCGGAGGCGATACAGACGATTAAAACGTTGTTGAACAATCGTTTTGAAGGTGGCATCCCCGATATAGACGGTTTGAGTGGAAAAGATTTGGTTTCATTTATCCGGGATGAACGACGCCGTGAACTTTGTTTTGAGGCTCACCGTTGGTTTGATCTGCGTAGGTATGCGGTGTCTCCGAAGTACCCGGAGAAAAAATCTATAAGACATACGGCTTATGACATAAAAGGTAAGTTGGAAGGGGATTACGTGTTAAAACCGTACGGTGAAGACCCGGCGTGGGTGTTACCGATTCCCGGTTACGAGATCGTGTATAATCAAGGTAATTTGGTTGATAATCCCCAGCGAGTGGAAAGAGAATTGGAGTAA
- a CDS encoding FecR family protein, translating to MKENDIDRILAGSFTGEKLSEEEKCLLEEWRRENECRNRFEGELHELRKLGVGLKYRENKDFVFARIERIVQKQRKEQLFIRWSSVAAGIMLLLGIMGYFIYSQEDGNEIIEIANIGPGSPKAELILPQGQVIELDSSFQEIVFAEHQSKVASVKNTLIYDAGMNVETIDFHTIRVPLGGEFNLQLSDNTRVHLNSGSSLRYPVRFAGDIREVFLTGEGFFEVTKDEERPFVVKTEEVDVRVLGTSFNVNAYPDEKVVATTLVEGKVRVGYGSKNFDLDPGMQFVYDREDKTANVRTVDMELYTSWKDGYYYFKQESLERIMDVLAKWYNLNVFFQNPELKNMEFGGRLKRYEDISYLLEKMEETQDVQFIIHGNTIIIKRKTD from the coding sequence ATGAAAGAAAATGATATAGATCGAATTTTAGCAGGAAGTTTTACCGGAGAAAAACTTTCCGAGGAGGAGAAATGTCTGTTGGAAGAATGGAGACGGGAGAATGAATGTAGGAATCGGTTTGAGGGAGAATTGCATGAATTGCGGAAACTTGGTGTGGGATTGAAATATCGAGAAAACAAGGATTTTGTTTTTGCGCGAATTGAAAGAATTGTACAAAAGCAACGGAAAGAACAATTATTTATTCGTTGGAGTTCTGTTGCTGCGGGAATCATGCTTTTGCTAGGTATTATGGGATATTTCATATATTCTCAAGAAGACGGAAATGAAATAATAGAGATTGCAAATATAGGTCCAGGATCTCCTAAGGCCGAACTTATATTACCTCAAGGACAAGTTATTGAGTTGGACTCTTCTTTTCAAGAGATTGTTTTTGCCGAACATCAATCGAAAGTGGCAAGCGTAAAAAATACATTAATTTATGATGCAGGGATGAATGTGGAGACTATTGATTTTCATACGATTCGTGTTCCATTAGGAGGGGAGTTTAATCTCCAGCTATCAGATAATACGCGAGTGCATTTGAATTCTGGTTCATCATTGCGCTATCCGGTTAGGTTTGCAGGAGATATTAGAGAAGTCTTTTTGACTGGGGAGGGATTTTTTGAAGTAACAAAAGACGAGGAGCGACCTTTCGTGGTGAAAACAGAGGAGGTAGACGTGAGAGTGTTAGGGACCTCTTTTAATGTAAATGCTTATCCGGATGAGAAAGTGGTTGCAACTACATTGGTCGAGGGGAAAGTAAGAGTTGGATACGGATCGAAAAATTTTGATTTAGATCCGGGAATGCAATTTGTGTATGATCGAGAGGATAAGACTGCAAATGTACGTACTGTTGATATGGAGCTTTATACTTCTTGGAAAGATGGTTATTATTATTTTAAACAGGAGTCTTTGGAGAGAATAATGGATGTGTTAGCTAAATGGTATAATTTGAATGTCTTTTTCCAAAATCCGGAATTGAAAAATATGGAATTTGGTGGACGTTTGAAACGCTATGAGGATATCAGTTATTTGTTGGAAAAGATGGAGGAAACTCAAGATGTTCAGTTTATAATTCATGGTAACACAATTATTATAAAAAGAAAAACAGATTGA
- a CDS encoding Crp/Fnr family transcriptional regulator, with protein sequence MTFSDILQQQYKLSEDSIHLLLKDVTTISFNRKEPIVQEGQRNEYIYFVEKGSVRGFIEREGKEFTLLFAFEGDMAATMPNLSQTPTAKFTLETLESSTLVQISRSHLEYLFLHSLELANWGRKLMEKTMQEYEHYFIEYYWADKGHQYQILIKEYPQLLQRVSLKEIASYLNITPQSLSRIRAHLK encoded by the coding sequence ATGACATTTTCAGATATACTCCAACAACAATATAAACTATCCGAGGATAGTATCCACCTTCTCCTTAAAGATGTAACAACCATCTCTTTCAACAGAAAAGAACCCATCGTGCAGGAAGGGCAACGCAATGAGTATATTTATTTCGTGGAAAAAGGTTCTGTCCGAGGATTTATCGAACGGGAAGGTAAGGAGTTTACCCTATTGTTTGCATTCGAGGGAGATATGGCCGCCACCATGCCAAACCTGTCACAAACACCGACAGCTAAATTCACGCTAGAAACCCTCGAATCTTCCACGCTCGTGCAAATCTCCCGTTCTCACTTGGAATACCTCTTCCTTCATTCCCTAGAACTGGCAAACTGGGGACGCAAACTGATGGAAAAGACCATGCAGGAGTACGAGCATTATTTCATCGAGTACTACTGGGCCGACAAAGGCCACCAGTATCAAATACTGATAAAAGAATACCCGCAACTCTTACAACGAGTTTCGTTAAAAGAAATCGCCTCATACCTAAACATCACGCCTCAGTCATTAAGCCGGATCCGGGCTCACTTGAAATAA
- a CDS encoding SusC/RagA family TonB-linked outer membrane protein, producing MKLLGVLLFSVCMSVHAKGLAQDVKVTIDLKNVFLTTVLEELGKQSKCDFFYNYALLKTKGMVSVKAENEELVRVLEKLLSDLGLTYSFDGNVVVIKEKNVTSEKEKSKVIQGWVYDKDRHALPGVTVKVAGTSIGTSTNVKGWFRIALPMQQGALEFSFIGFKKQLVNFTVATDTLRIVLEEELMELDEVTVSTGYYKVDKRHLTSSVTTLKMDDIMQPGVSTLDQMLEGRIPGMIFMQNSGQVGAAPKIKIRGTTTLLGSTAPLWVLDGVILTDPVNVDPASINDLDFVNLLGNAISGLNPEDIEKLDVLKDASATAIYGPKASNGVIVITTKKGKVGAPSVSYSLSGTFRQRPRYTDRSVDVMNSKERIDFSKEVVRKKQLIPDLSSYVGYEAAYNDYVNGVISSDEFIRKVKYMETVNTDWLGLLMQDTYSHAHTLSISGGSENVRYYTSLGYSAENGNLKGEENNRYSAMAKVDVNHKKFLMSFSLNGSVQKKQYTPQEVGLMTYALNTARSVGAYNEDGSLMFYQRDDDLEHTYSKPFSIINERENTDDNIQTNAINVSTNIEYRLIPCLKAGVQFSYGISNLEERVYFGEKSWYAANLRKEYAPGQDNVGVSSYSEMPVGGELRLNNTKNENYSVRANLSFNKFLDKESRHQFQASVIGELSSTLYTSFAITKRGYIPERGMLFDDVNLPDSWGYVPFPNYDSWLKTNSSAKGVLTHNLTRQVGLVGTLFYAYKDSYILNANMRIDGSNKFGDRSNEKLNPIWSVSGRWNMHENLLSDKWWINTLALKASFGYQGNMSAQDSPKLIIQRKGTHWAFNELYSSIKYYPNPHLKWEKTSTYNIELEYSLFNNKLVGNFSYYYRHTTDAFMSKTVSRINGVSTYTVNRGTLNNQGFEFNFNFTPIENLGAGGEKRGFVWRINPNFGSVLNQLVDKIKAKDEVLQDEIRYGDYLDGRVQIAGRPVNTFYSYKFTGLDPKDGRPTFYGTDAGEIVGTDKNGNEITRQKSYELMTLGDVCMEVMEHSGCREPFLQGSISNYLGWRNWGLSFNLAYSVGAKVRLLQMYGSSNSAVPAPVMNMRGEFVHRWQRPGDEKYTNVPGMLDAESYKRTRTPWWNDKSYEFAGTIWNMYDNSNVRVVSGDYLKLTSLSLRYVVPKRICQKMYMKSAYLSVSGTNLFTICSKKLKGQDPSQFGSSELINISVRPTYSLSLNVTF from the coding sequence ATGAAATTGTTAGGAGTTTTATTATTTAGCGTGTGTATGTCAGTGCACGCAAAAGGATTAGCTCAGGATGTAAAGGTGACAATTGATTTGAAAAATGTCTTCTTGACAACAGTTTTAGAAGAGTTGGGTAAACAGTCGAAGTGTGATTTTTTTTATAATTATGCCTTGCTGAAGACGAAAGGAATGGTCAGTGTAAAAGCTGAGAATGAAGAGCTTGTGCGAGTCCTAGAAAAGTTGCTATCTGATTTAGGGTTAACCTATTCTTTTGATGGAAATGTTGTGGTTATTAAAGAAAAAAACGTGACATCGGAGAAAGAAAAATCGAAAGTGATACAAGGATGGGTGTACGATAAAGATCGTCATGCTTTGCCTGGTGTAACCGTGAAGGTTGCGGGGACATCAATAGGAACTTCCACGAACGTGAAAGGTTGGTTCAGGATAGCCTTACCCATGCAACAGGGCGCTTTGGAATTTTCTTTTATTGGCTTTAAAAAGCAGCTTGTAAATTTTACTGTAGCAACGGATACATTACGAATCGTTTTGGAGGAGGAGTTGATGGAGTTGGATGAAGTCACGGTATCCACGGGATATTATAAAGTGGATAAACGTCATTTGACCAGTTCCGTGACCACGTTGAAGATGGATGATATCATGCAACCGGGAGTCAGCACGTTGGACCAGATGCTTGAAGGTAGAATCCCGGGAATGATTTTTATGCAGAATAGCGGGCAAGTGGGGGCCGCTCCCAAGATTAAAATACGCGGAACAACAACACTGTTGGGAAGTACCGCTCCTTTGTGGGTGTTGGATGGAGTCATTTTAACGGATCCTGTAAACGTGGATCCTGCGAGTATTAATGACTTGGATTTCGTGAACTTGTTGGGAAATGCCATTTCCGGTTTGAATCCCGAGGATATTGAAAAGTTGGACGTGTTAAAGGATGCGTCTGCTACTGCCATTTACGGGCCTAAAGCTTCTAATGGTGTTATCGTGATCACCACGAAGAAGGGAAAAGTCGGAGCTCCCTCTGTTTCTTATTCTTTATCGGGTACATTCCGGCAACGTCCTCGTTACACGGACCGTTCCGTTGACGTGATGAATTCGAAGGAACGAATTGATTTTTCCAAGGAAGTTGTACGCAAAAAACAACTTATTCCGGATTTATCTAGTTACGTGGGGTATGAAGCGGCTTACAACGATTACGTGAACGGGGTAATATCTTCCGATGAGTTTATTCGGAAAGTAAAATACATGGAGACCGTCAACACGGATTGGTTGGGGTTGTTAATGCAAGATACCTATTCTCATGCGCACACGTTGAGCATTTCCGGTGGATCTGAGAATGTTCGGTACTACACTTCTTTAGGTTATTCTGCGGAAAATGGTAACTTGAAAGGAGAGGAAAATAATCGTTATAGCGCAATGGCCAAGGTGGATGTTAATCATAAGAAGTTTCTGATGTCTTTTAGTTTGAATGGGAGTGTGCAGAAAAAGCAATACACCCCTCAAGAGGTCGGACTAATGACCTATGCGTTAAATACTGCCCGGAGTGTCGGTGCCTATAACGAGGATGGCAGTTTGATGTTTTATCAAAGAGATGATGATTTGGAACACACGTATTCCAAGCCATTTAGTATTATTAATGAAAGAGAAAATACGGATGATAATATCCAAACTAACGCTATTAATGTAAGTACAAATATAGAATATCGTTTAATCCCTTGTTTGAAGGCGGGAGTCCAATTTTCTTACGGAATCTCTAATTTGGAAGAGAGGGTTTATTTCGGTGAAAAAAGTTGGTATGCGGCTAATTTAAGAAAAGAATATGCTCCTGGGCAAGATAATGTGGGGGTATCTTCTTATTCGGAAATGCCTGTTGGTGGAGAACTGCGTTTAAATAATACTAAAAATGAAAATTATAGTGTCCGGGCAAATCTATCATTTAATAAATTTTTGGATAAAGAAAGTAGACATCAGTTCCAAGCTTCTGTTATTGGAGAGTTGAGTTCAACTCTTTATACTAGTTTTGCAATAACGAAAAGGGGATATATCCCGGAACGGGGGATGCTTTTTGATGATGTGAATTTACCTGATTCGTGGGGATACGTGCCATTTCCTAATTATGATAGTTGGTTAAAAACTAATTCTTCCGCCAAGGGAGTTTTGACGCATAATTTAACCCGTCAAGTAGGATTAGTGGGAACGTTGTTTTATGCTTATAAAGATTCGTATATTCTTAATGCGAATATGCGTATTGATGGAAGTAATAAATTTGGAGATAGAAGTAATGAAAAACTGAACCCGATATGGTCTGTTTCCGGTCGATGGAATATGCACGAGAATCTGTTGTCTGATAAATGGTGGATTAATACCTTAGCATTAAAAGCGTCGTTTGGTTACCAAGGAAATATGTCTGCTCAAGATTCTCCGAAGTTGATTATACAGCGAAAGGGTACTCATTGGGCGTTTAACGAATTATACTCTTCCATTAAGTATTACCCGAACCCGCATTTAAAATGGGAGAAGACGTCAACCTATAACATCGAGTTGGAATACTCGTTGTTTAATAACAAGCTAGTCGGGAATTTCAGTTATTATTATCGTCACACGACGGATGCGTTTATGTCGAAAACGGTTTCAAGAATTAATGGTGTTAGTACTTATACGGTGAATAGGGGTACCTTAAATAATCAGGGGTTTGAGTTTAATTTTAATTTTACGCCTATCGAGAATCTTGGAGCTGGCGGGGAGAAACGCGGTTTCGTGTGGCGAATAAACCCGAACTTCGGTTCCGTGTTGAATCAGTTGGTGGATAAAATAAAAGCCAAAGATGAGGTTTTGCAGGATGAAATCAGATACGGGGATTATCTGGACGGTCGGGTTCAAATTGCCGGGCGTCCCGTAAACACGTTTTATTCTTACAAATTTACGGGTTTGGATCCCAAGGACGGGCGTCCTACTTTTTACGGCACGGATGCAGGCGAGATAGTCGGGACGGATAAGAACGGTAACGAGATTACCCGCCAGAAATCGTACGAGTTGATGACGTTGGGGGATGTTTGTATGGAGGTGATGGAACATTCCGGTTGTAGAGAACCTTTTTTACAGGGAAGTATCAGTAACTATTTGGGCTGGAGAAACTGGGGGTTGTCCTTCAATTTGGCTTATAGCGTGGGGGCAAAGGTTCGTTTGTTACAAATGTATGGAAGTAGTAATTCGGCAGTACCGGCTCCGGTGATGAACATGAGAGGCGAATTTGTTCATCGTTGGCAGCGTCCTGGGGATGAGAAATACACGAATGTTCCCGGGATGTTGGATGCAGAGAGTTACAAGAGAACAAGAACGCCATGGTGGAATGACAAGTCGTACGAATTTGCCGGAACGATTTGGAATATGTATGACAATTCCAATGTCCGTGTCGTTTCGGGAGATTACTTGAAATTGACAAGCTTGTCATTGCGTTACGTTGTCCCGAAGAGAATTTGTCAGAAGATGTACATGAAGTCAGCTTATTTGAGTGTGAGTGGAACAAATCTATTTACCATATGTAGCAAAAAATTGAAAGGGCAGGATCCCTCTCAATTCGGTTCTTCGGAGTTGATAAACATATCTGTTCGCCCGACTTATAGTCTTAGTTTGAATGTGACATTTTAA